A genomic region of Seriola aureovittata isolate HTS-2021-v1 ecotype China chromosome 21, ASM2101889v1, whole genome shotgun sequence contains the following coding sequences:
- the LOC130161989 gene encoding glucose-induced degradation protein 4 homolog → MPVPAGYLSDSPAAAFASSSSLIPPPPINTQQPGVVTSLLYSGSKFRGHQKSKGNSYDVEVVLQHVTMEDSYLCGYLKIKGLTEEYPTLTTFFAGEIISRKRPFLTRKWDADEDVDRKHWGKFQAFYQYAKTFNSDDFDYEDLKNSDFIFMRWKEQFLVPDHTIKDISGASFAGFYYICFQKSTATIEGYYYHRSSEWYQSLNLTHVPEHSAAIYEFR, encoded by the exons ATGCCTGTCCCCGCTGGATACCTCAGCGACTCCCCCGCTGCGGCCTTCGCATCCTCGTCCTCGCTTATCCCGCCGCCACCGATAAACACCCAGCAGCCCGGCGTTGTCACCTCGCTGCTGTACAGCGGCTCCAAGTTCAGGGGCCACCAGAAGAGCAAAGGGAACTCTTACGACGTGGAGGTGGTTTTGCAG CATGTCACCATGGAGGATTCCTACCTGTGTGGCTACCTGAAGATAAAAGGACTGACAGAG GAATACCCAACTCTGACCACGTTCTTCGCTGGAGAGATCATCAGCAGGAAGCGGCCATTTCTCACCCGGAAATGGGATGCGGATGAAGATGTGGATCGTAAGCATTGG GGCAAGTTCCAGGCCTTCTACCAGTATGCAAAGACATTCAACTCTGATGATTTTGACTATGAGGATCTGAAGAACTCTGACTTTATTTTCATGAGGTGGAAG GAGCAGTTTCTAGTCCCAGACCACACAATCAAAGACATCAGCGGAGCTTCCTTTGCTGGATTCTACTACATCTGCTTCCAGAAATCCACAGCAACGATCGAGGGCTACTACTACCACAGGAGCTCTGAATG GTACCAGTCTCTAAACCTCACCCACGTTCCCGAGCACAGCGCAGCCATCTATGAGTTCCGGTGA
- the atpaf2 gene encoding ATP synthase mitochondrial F1 complex assembly factor 2, whose translation MLKSLVRLQSQLGNALSLSKVCPRGQQSRFTLKYSTAAAERKKFYQDVSISQGDGGVYEINLDRRKLKTPGGKLFTVPNEALAIAVATEWDAQRDTLKFYSMHLTTLCNTALDNPTERNEDQMINAALKFLETDTVCYRVDEPYALVELQKNEWDPVLHWIENRYNVTIGSSSSILGPEIPEETKDTFRQHLKSYNFWSLTGLEYVITQLKSVVLSMGMIDRHLSVEEAVLLSRLEEEYQIQRWGNVEWAHDYDMYELRARTAAGALFVHLSSESSTVKRKLLQD comes from the exons ATGTTAAAGAGCCTTGTTAGACTTCAGAGTCAGCTTGGAAATGCCCTTTCTCTCAGTAAAGTGTGTCCAAGAGGTCAGCAGTCCCGATTTACTTTGAAATACTCCACAGCCGCAGCAG aaagaaagaaattttaTCAAGATGTCAGCATATCCCAAGGTGACG GTGGTGTATATGAGATCAACCTAGACAGAAGGAAACTGAAAACCCCCGGAGGGAAGCTGTTCACAGTGCCAAATGAAGCCCTGGCCATCGCTGTGGCAACCGAGTGGGATGCTCAAAGAGACACACTCAAGTTCTACTCAATGCACCTG ACTACACTGTGCAACACAGCTCTGGACAATCCCACCGAGCGTAACGAGGACCAAATGATCAATGCTGCTCTAAAGTTCCTGGAGACTGACACTGTTTG TTACAGAGTAGATGAGCCTTATGCTTTGGTTGAGCTACAGAAGAATGAGTGGGACCCTGTGCTGCACTGGATTGAAAACAG ATACAATGTCACTATTGGCTCCTCGTCCAGTATTTTGGGTCCCGAGATTCCAGAGGAAACCAAAGATACGTTCCGGCAACACCTGAAGTCTTACAACTTTTGGTCTCTGACAG GGCTCGAGTATGTGATCACGCAGTTGAAGTCTGTTGTTCTGTCCATGGGGATGATTGATAGACATCTGAGTGTGGAGGAGGCTGTGCTGCTCTCCAGACTGGAGGAGGAATACCAG ATTCAGCGCTGGGGAAACGTAGAGTGGGCCCATGACTACGACATGTATGAGCTGAGGGCACGGACCGCTGCTGGAGCTCTTTTTGTTCACCTCTCATCCGAGAGTTCAACTGTCAAGCGCAAACTTCTGCAGGACTGA
- the tom1l2 gene encoding TOM1-like protein 2 isoform X1: MEFLLGNPYSTPVGHCIERATDGSLQSEDWTLNMEICDIINETEDGPKDAIRAVKKRLNGNRNYREVMLALTVLETCVKNCGHRFHALVTSRDFVDGVLVKIISPKNNPPTIVQDKVLALIQAWADAFRSSPDLTGVVQIYEELKRKGIEFPMSDLETLSPIHTPQRVQGIALSSSAHSATAPEGDSTLHKYSTATQPTPHAVPPAYTDPQVPNIHASGSINPTPEQICRLRSELDIVRGNTKVMSEMLTEMVPGQEDASDYELLQELNRTCRAMQQRIMELISCVSNEAVTEELLHVNDDLNNIFLRYERYERFRSGRSAAQSVNNGVLSEATEDNLIDLGPGSPAVVSNMPNAAPTSLPPTITAPAGRPSSPATLASRLAGLDMGADSVSSTLSSLSSCKPPPAAQDDFDVFAQTRTGTVPEPHKTAAAEDSQAPPTLDVLQPTAGAGVGGQSSVMDDIEEWLCTDVKGDEGEEGVTSEEFDKFLEERAKAAEMAPSLPSPPGGDPGAAQETPSRKKPGRPEDTLFAM, encoded by the exons ATGGAGTTCCTTTTGGGAAATCCTTACAGTACCCCAGTGGGGCACTGCATTG AGAGAGCCACTGACGGCTCCCTGCAAAGTGAAGACTGGACCCTCAACATGGAAATATGTGACATCATCAATGAAACAGAGGATGG gccaAAAGATGCCAttagagcagtgaagaagaggCTGAATGGCAACAGGAACTATAGAGAAGTGATGTTGGCTTTAACG GTCCTAGAGACGTGTGTGAAGAACTGCGGCCATcgttttcatgctttagtcacTAGCAGGGATTTTGTTGATGGCGTCCTTGTTAAAATCATCTCTCCTAAAAACAACCCACCTACAATCGTTCAAGATAAAGTACTTGCCCTGATTCAG GCGTGGGCTGATGCATTCAGGAGCAGTCCAGACCTCACAGGGGTGGTCCAAATCTAtgaggagctgaagaggaaaggCATCGAGTTCCCCATGTCAGACCTGGAGACCCTGTCGCCTATACACACACCTCAGCGGGTACAAGGCATCGCATTAAGCAGCTCAGCTCAT TCTGCAACTGCTCCAGAGGGCGACTCCACCCTACACAAGTACAGCACCGCTACTCAGCCCACACCACATGCTGTCCCCCCAGCCTACACTGACCCCCAGGTCCCCAACATTCATGCCTCTGGATCCATCAATCCTACACCTGAGCAG ATTTGCCGGCTGCGCAGTGAGTTGGACATTGTTCGAGGAAACACTAAGGTGATGTCAGAGATGTTGACTGAGATGGTCCCAGGACAGGAGGACGCTTCAGACTATGAGTTACTACAG GAGCTGAACAGGACTTGCAGAGCCATGCAACAGAGAATAATGGAGCTCATCTCCTGTGTTTCCAATGAAGCTGTGACTGAGGAGCTACTGCATGTCAACGACGACCTCAACAACATTTTCCTACGCTACGAAAG GTATGAGAGGTTTAGGTCTGGGAGGTCTGCAGCTCAGAGCGTCAACAATGGG GTCCTGAGTGAGGCTACAGAGGACAACCTGATCGACCTCGGCCCAGGCTCCCCGGCGGTGGTCAGCAACATGCCGAACGCAGCCCCAACTAGCCTGCCCCCCACCATCACAGCCCCTGCGGGAAGGCCCTCCTCCCCTGCCACCTTGGCCTCTCGCCTGGCTGGTCTTG ACATGGGTGCAGACAGTGTGAGCAGCACCCTGAGCTCTCTGTCCAGCTGTaagcctcctcctgctgctcaggACGACTTTGACGTGTTCGCTCAGACCAGGACCGGAACTGTGCCTGAGCCACACAAGAC CGCTGCAGCAGAAGACAGCCAGGCTCCTCCCACTCTGGATGTCCTACAGCCAACTGCAGGAGCG GGTGTCGGTGGCCAGTCCTCTGTCATGGATGACATAGAGGAGTGGCTGTGTACTGATGTG AAAGGAGATGAAGGTGAGGAGGGCGTGACCAGTGAAG AGTTCGACAAGTTCCTCGAGGAAAGAGCCAAAGCGGCAGAGATGGCCCCCAGCCTACCGTCGCCCCCTGGTGGCGACCCGGGTGCGGCGCAGGAAACCCCCAGCCGCAAGAAGCCGGGCAGGCCGGAGGACACTTTGTTTGCCATGTAg
- the tom1l2 gene encoding TOM1-like protein 2 isoform X3, translated as MEFLLGNPYSTPVGHCIERATDGSLQSEDWTLNMEICDIINETEDGPKDAIRAVKKRLNGNRNYREVMLALTVLETCVKNCGHRFHALVTSRDFVDGVLVKIISPKNNPPTIVQDKVLALIQAWADAFRSSPDLTGVVQIYEELKRKGIEFPMSDLETLSPIHTPQRVQGIALSSSAHSATAPEGDSTLHKYSTATQPTPHAVPPAYTDPQVPNIHASGSINPTPEQICRLRSELDIVRGNTKVMSEMLTEMVPGQEDASDYELLQELNRTCRAMQQRIMELISCVSNEAVTEELLHVNDDLNNIFLRYERYERFRSGRSAAQSVNNGVLSEATEDNLIDLGPGSPAVVSNMPNAAPTSLPPTITAPAGRPSSPATLASRLAGLDMGADSVSSTLSSLSSCKPPPAAQDDFDVFAQTRTGTVPEPHKTAAAEDSQAPPTLDVLQPTAGAKGDEGEEGVTSEEFDKFLEERAKAAEMAPSLPSPPGGDPGAAQETPSRKKPGRPEDTLFAM; from the exons ATGGAGTTCCTTTTGGGAAATCCTTACAGTACCCCAGTGGGGCACTGCATTG AGAGAGCCACTGACGGCTCCCTGCAAAGTGAAGACTGGACCCTCAACATGGAAATATGTGACATCATCAATGAAACAGAGGATGG gccaAAAGATGCCAttagagcagtgaagaagaggCTGAATGGCAACAGGAACTATAGAGAAGTGATGTTGGCTTTAACG GTCCTAGAGACGTGTGTGAAGAACTGCGGCCATcgttttcatgctttagtcacTAGCAGGGATTTTGTTGATGGCGTCCTTGTTAAAATCATCTCTCCTAAAAACAACCCACCTACAATCGTTCAAGATAAAGTACTTGCCCTGATTCAG GCGTGGGCTGATGCATTCAGGAGCAGTCCAGACCTCACAGGGGTGGTCCAAATCTAtgaggagctgaagaggaaaggCATCGAGTTCCCCATGTCAGACCTGGAGACCCTGTCGCCTATACACACACCTCAGCGGGTACAAGGCATCGCATTAAGCAGCTCAGCTCAT TCTGCAACTGCTCCAGAGGGCGACTCCACCCTACACAAGTACAGCACCGCTACTCAGCCCACACCACATGCTGTCCCCCCAGCCTACACTGACCCCCAGGTCCCCAACATTCATGCCTCTGGATCCATCAATCCTACACCTGAGCAG ATTTGCCGGCTGCGCAGTGAGTTGGACATTGTTCGAGGAAACACTAAGGTGATGTCAGAGATGTTGACTGAGATGGTCCCAGGACAGGAGGACGCTTCAGACTATGAGTTACTACAG GAGCTGAACAGGACTTGCAGAGCCATGCAACAGAGAATAATGGAGCTCATCTCCTGTGTTTCCAATGAAGCTGTGACTGAGGAGCTACTGCATGTCAACGACGACCTCAACAACATTTTCCTACGCTACGAAAG GTATGAGAGGTTTAGGTCTGGGAGGTCTGCAGCTCAGAGCGTCAACAATGGG GTCCTGAGTGAGGCTACAGAGGACAACCTGATCGACCTCGGCCCAGGCTCCCCGGCGGTGGTCAGCAACATGCCGAACGCAGCCCCAACTAGCCTGCCCCCCACCATCACAGCCCCTGCGGGAAGGCCCTCCTCCCCTGCCACCTTGGCCTCTCGCCTGGCTGGTCTTG ACATGGGTGCAGACAGTGTGAGCAGCACCCTGAGCTCTCTGTCCAGCTGTaagcctcctcctgctgctcaggACGACTTTGACGTGTTCGCTCAGACCAGGACCGGAACTGTGCCTGAGCCACACAAGAC CGCTGCAGCAGAAGACAGCCAGGCTCCTCCCACTCTGGATGTCCTACAGCCAACTGCAGGAGCG AAAGGAGATGAAGGTGAGGAGGGCGTGACCAGTGAAG AGTTCGACAAGTTCCTCGAGGAAAGAGCCAAAGCGGCAGAGATGGCCCCCAGCCTACCGTCGCCCCCTGGTGGCGACCCGGGTGCGGCGCAGGAAACCCCCAGCCGCAAGAAGCCGGGCAGGCCGGAGGACACTTTGTTTGCCATGTAg
- the tom1l2 gene encoding TOM1-like protein 2 isoform X2, producing the protein MEFLLGNPYSTPVGHCIERATDGSLQSEDWTLNMEICDIINETEDGPKDAIRAVKKRLNGNRNYREVMLALTVLETCVKNCGHRFHALVTSRDFVDGVLVKIISPKNNPPTIVQDKVLALIQAWADAFRSSPDLTGVVQIYEELKRKGIEFPMSDLETLSPIHTPQRSATAPEGDSTLHKYSTATQPTPHAVPPAYTDPQVPNIHASGSINPTPEQICRLRSELDIVRGNTKVMSEMLTEMVPGQEDASDYELLQELNRTCRAMQQRIMELISCVSNEAVTEELLHVNDDLNNIFLRYERYERFRSGRSAAQSVNNGVLSEATEDNLIDLGPGSPAVVSNMPNAAPTSLPPTITAPAGRPSSPATLASRLAGLDMGADSVSSTLSSLSSCKPPPAAQDDFDVFAQTRTGTVPEPHKTAAAEDSQAPPTLDVLQPTAGAGVGGQSSVMDDIEEWLCTDVKGDEGEEGVTSEEFDKFLEERAKAAEMAPSLPSPPGGDPGAAQETPSRKKPGRPEDTLFAM; encoded by the exons ATGGAGTTCCTTTTGGGAAATCCTTACAGTACCCCAGTGGGGCACTGCATTG AGAGAGCCACTGACGGCTCCCTGCAAAGTGAAGACTGGACCCTCAACATGGAAATATGTGACATCATCAATGAAACAGAGGATGG gccaAAAGATGCCAttagagcagtgaagaagaggCTGAATGGCAACAGGAACTATAGAGAAGTGATGTTGGCTTTAACG GTCCTAGAGACGTGTGTGAAGAACTGCGGCCATcgttttcatgctttagtcacTAGCAGGGATTTTGTTGATGGCGTCCTTGTTAAAATCATCTCTCCTAAAAACAACCCACCTACAATCGTTCAAGATAAAGTACTTGCCCTGATTCAG GCGTGGGCTGATGCATTCAGGAGCAGTCCAGACCTCACAGGGGTGGTCCAAATCTAtgaggagctgaagaggaaaggCATCGAGTTCCCCATGTCAGACCTGGAGACCCTGTCGCCTATACACACACCTCAGCGG TCTGCAACTGCTCCAGAGGGCGACTCCACCCTACACAAGTACAGCACCGCTACTCAGCCCACACCACATGCTGTCCCCCCAGCCTACACTGACCCCCAGGTCCCCAACATTCATGCCTCTGGATCCATCAATCCTACACCTGAGCAG ATTTGCCGGCTGCGCAGTGAGTTGGACATTGTTCGAGGAAACACTAAGGTGATGTCAGAGATGTTGACTGAGATGGTCCCAGGACAGGAGGACGCTTCAGACTATGAGTTACTACAG GAGCTGAACAGGACTTGCAGAGCCATGCAACAGAGAATAATGGAGCTCATCTCCTGTGTTTCCAATGAAGCTGTGACTGAGGAGCTACTGCATGTCAACGACGACCTCAACAACATTTTCCTACGCTACGAAAG GTATGAGAGGTTTAGGTCTGGGAGGTCTGCAGCTCAGAGCGTCAACAATGGG GTCCTGAGTGAGGCTACAGAGGACAACCTGATCGACCTCGGCCCAGGCTCCCCGGCGGTGGTCAGCAACATGCCGAACGCAGCCCCAACTAGCCTGCCCCCCACCATCACAGCCCCTGCGGGAAGGCCCTCCTCCCCTGCCACCTTGGCCTCTCGCCTGGCTGGTCTTG ACATGGGTGCAGACAGTGTGAGCAGCACCCTGAGCTCTCTGTCCAGCTGTaagcctcctcctgctgctcaggACGACTTTGACGTGTTCGCTCAGACCAGGACCGGAACTGTGCCTGAGCCACACAAGAC CGCTGCAGCAGAAGACAGCCAGGCTCCTCCCACTCTGGATGTCCTACAGCCAACTGCAGGAGCG GGTGTCGGTGGCCAGTCCTCTGTCATGGATGACATAGAGGAGTGGCTGTGTACTGATGTG AAAGGAGATGAAGGTGAGGAGGGCGTGACCAGTGAAG AGTTCGACAAGTTCCTCGAGGAAAGAGCCAAAGCGGCAGAGATGGCCCCCAGCCTACCGTCGCCCCCTGGTGGCGACCCGGGTGCGGCGCAGGAAACCCCCAGCCGCAAGAAGCCGGGCAGGCCGGAGGACACTTTGTTTGCCATGTAg
- the foxl3 gene encoding forkhead box L3 produces the protein MFDNSNYPFNCFNYDGDGYPSSSTDEEKKMCRPAYSYIALIAMAIQQSPEQRVTLSGIYEFIMKRFPYYRSNQRAWQNSIRHNLSLNSCFIKVPRTEGNEKGKGNYWTFATGCESMLDLFENGNFRRRRRRRNMKIGLRDSGETPFHPLESHSNQDVPAARHPEPDSTLCPLNPERPRPGPQQNHLIPNPTQQGKPESEIKFSIDYILSTPDPPLSGFRSSHGPVHIGPAGPPIHVLEPQHLNLHFWTL, from the exons ATGTTCGATAACTCTAACTACCCCTTCAACTGTTTTAACTACGATGGAGACGGATACCCTTCCTCTAGCACTGACgaagagaagaaaatgtgtaGACCCGCGTACAG ctaCATCGCTCTGATAGCCATGGCCATCCAGCAGAGCCCTGAGCAGCGGGTCACTCTGTCGGGCATCTATGAGTTCATCATGAAGAGGTTTCCGTACTACCGCTCAAACCAGAGAGCCTGGCAGAACTCCATCAGACACAACCTGTCTCTCAACAGCTGCTTCATCAag GTTCCTCGGACAGAGGGCAATGAGAAGGGAAAGGGAAACTACTGGACTTTTGCCACCGGCTGTGAATCCATGCTGGACCTGTTTGAAAATGGAAACTTTCGGCGTCGCCGGCGCAGGAGGAACATGAAAATTGGCCTCCGTGATTCAGGAGAAACCCCTTTCCACCCTTTGGAGAGCCACAGCAATCAGGACGTACCTGCAGCTCGGCACCCCGAACCCGACTCCACCCTCTGCCCTTTGAACCCTGAAAGGCCGAGGCCGGGTCCACAGCAAAACCATCTCATCCCAAACCCCACCCAGCAAGGGAAACCAGAGTCAGAGATCAAGTTTAGCATTGACTACATCCTTTCCACTCCGGATCCGCCTCTGTCTGGGTTCAGATCCTCCCACGGCCCCGTGCACATAGGGCCTGCAGGGCCACCTATACATGTGCTGGAGCCGCAACACCTCAACCTGCACTTCTGGACTCTGTGA